TGTCCGGCCGACCGGGCTATTGGGCGAACGGCTGGCTGAAAAAGCGTAATTATCCATAGCTGTCTTTCAGAGATGAATTGATGGGTTTTCCCCTCACCCATCCTCTCCCCTAAGGGGAGAGGAGAAAGGTGAGGGGGATAAATAAATGATACCTGACAAAGCATAACTATGAAACTGTTTTTCGGTTGTGCGCCATTAGGGCGCCATGGCGCTTCGGCGCCAAAAGTATTATTGACCCCGTTAGAGATGCGGGAATAATACTTACAGTAATTAAAACTATTTACTTGAAAAGTTATGGCGATAGAGGATAAGAATCAATCACGGTCACGCCTGTGGCGTGACCTATCTCTAACGGGGCTGGTCGCGCTTTGGTTCGGGCTGATTACACTGCCCATTGTCGGGATAAAGATGGGTGATGAGGGTGTCACCTGGCGGCTCGGCCCGCTGGTCATTGCCGGTCTGGTCCTAGCCGGCGGTTTAATCTGGCTGGGCATCAGCCGCTGGAAGGGCTTTACCAATTTCATATCGCAGCGCCTTCTGGCTCCGCTCCACCACACCGCTGACCAGATGGCCAAGCCAGCCGTTATTAAATGGGAAACCGCGTCCATCCTGGTTTTGCTGGCTGTCATTCCCTGGATGCTCCCGGCCAAGCATCTCAATCTGGCGGTTGATACCGGCATCTACATCATCCTGGCCCTGGGATTGAATATCGTGGTCGGCTCAGCCGGACTGCTGGTCCTGGGCTATGCCGGATTCTGGGCTATCGGCGCCTACACCTACGCCCTGGCTTCCATTATGTTAGGCTGCCCGTTCTGGCTGGGACTGCCCTTAGCCGCGGCAGTCACCGGATTATGCGGGCTGATTGTCGGACTGCCCTGCCTGCGCCTGCGCGGCGATTACCTGGCCATTGTCACGCTCGGATTCGGCGAGCTGGTCCGCTACCTGCTCAAAAACCTGCCGGGCTTAACCGGCGGTGAAAAAGGACTGCCCAATGAATACCAGACCGGCGCCATCAACCATCCGCAAATATTCGGCTGGGTCTTAAAACAGCCGATTCATTATTATTACATCACCTTTATTATGGTGGTCCTGACCATCATTATCATTGAGCGGCTGAACAGCTCGCGCATCGGCCGGGCCTGGATTGCGCTCCGGGAAGACGAACTGGCCGCCACCAGCATGGGCATCAATACCACCAAACTGAAAATCCTGGCCTTTGTCATCAGCGCGGTCTGGGCCGGATTTGCCGGCGTGCTTTATACGGCCAAGATGAATTACATCACGCCCGAGGCGTTCAGGTTTGACCAGTCAGCCCTGATTCTGGCTATGGTCATCCTGGGCGGGATGGGCAATACCTTCGGCGTGATTCTGGGCGCGGTTATTTTATATATCCTGCCCTGGTTTATCCGGGACCAGATGCCGGCATTTCAGGATTACCGGCTGTTGATATACGGGGCGACTATGGTCCTGATGATGCTCTTCCGGCCCCAGGGACTGATTAGCAGTAAACGCCGGCAGGTGGAGTTAAGTAGTGCGGAAGGATAATTAATTAATACTAACAACGGGATTTAACAACCCCCTTTTATTCCCCCTTTGTTAAGGGGGACTGAGGGGGTTGTTACTCCGCTAAATCCGTTGAATCCTGTTGTCTAATATATTATGACCGACAATACCTTACTGGAAGCAAAATCAGTATCCAAGCAATTCGGCGGCTTGGCCGCATTGCAGGACCTGAGTTTCACATTAAGCAAGGGCGAAATCCTGAGCATCATCGGCCCAAACGGCGCCGGTAAAACTACTTTCTTTAACTGCGTTACCGGCCTGGGCAGCCCTACCGCCGGAGACATTGTTTTCGGTAGCCGCTCCATCGCCCGATTGCCAGCCCATCAGATTACCCGGCTGGGCATTGCCCGGACATTCCAGAATATCCGGCTCTTTGCCGAGATGTCGGCCCTGGAAAACGTCATGGTCGGGATGCATTGCCGGACCGGCTGCGGGGTGCTGGCCGCGCTGACCCGCCATCCGGGTATGGTCCGCGAGGAAAAGACCATTACCGATGCGGCCCTGGAATTACTCCGCTTTGTCGGCTTAGTAGATGAGGCCAATACCTGGGCGCGCAATATGGCTTACGGAGACCAGCGCCGGCTGGAAATCGCCCGGGCGCTGGCCACCCAGCCCCAGCTCCTCTGCCTGGACGAGCCGGGCGCCGGAATGAACCCGGCTGAAACCAATGAACTCATGAACCTGATTCGCAAGATACGCGATAAGGGCATTACCGTGCTCCTGATTGAGCACCATATGAAGGTGGTCATGGGCATCTCGGACCGGGTCATTGTCCTGGACCACGGAGTGAAGATATCCGAGGGAGGCTGTAAGGATGTCCAGTGCGACCCCAAGGTCATCGAGGCTTATCTGGGGAAAGACCATAAGGTGCAATAATAATGAACTAAGCGAAGCGTGAAACGGAGCACCCCGACCCGTACGGGCGGGGAGCGCACGGAAAATAAAACCGAATAAAAATATGAATCGCACCCTTTTAATTATCGTTGGAATATCCTGCGCCGTGATTACCGCCGCCGGGATAATGTGGTATGACAGCCCTATCAATACAGCACTCAGACAACTTCATGACAAAGATCCGGTAACACGTTGGTGGGCTACCTGGACATTGAGGAGGCTTCGCGATAAAGGCGCAATCCCTGAAATTATAAAGTTATTACAGGATAATGACCCATTGGTTCGTGCGTCGGCTGCTACTGCATTGGGTGAATTCGGAGCTGAAGAAGCAATTCCTGAGATTATCAATTTGTTACATGATAATTACTCGGAGGTTCGCAGCTCGACTGTTGTTGCATTAGGCATGCTTGACGCTAAAGAATCAATCCCTCAGATAAAAGAACTACTCAAAGATAACTACGAATGGGTGCGAGAAGCCGCCGAACAATCCCTGAAACAACTAGGCGTATCGGAGGAGGAGATAGAAAAGGCAAAGGAGGGAAAGTAATAAACAGGGACTCTTAAGAGACCTTAAAGAGAGGATCTCGTAAAAGTCTCGTCCAAGTCCCTGTTCTATTTATTCGTGTAATTCGTCCTTATTCGCTGGACGCGGTCTCTGCGGAGTTCGTGTTTATTCGTGTTTAGTATTCTCTGTAACTTAATATTATGTTAATTCTTAACGACGTGCATACGGCCTACGGGCCAATCGAGGTCCTGAAAGGCGTTTCGCTCGAGGTCAAGCCGGGCGAGATAGTCACCATCATCGGCGCCAACGGAGCGGGCAAGACCACCACCCTGATGGCCATCTCCGGCATCAATCACCTCAAGCAGGGCACGATTACCTTTACAGGCGAACGGATTGACAATCTCCCGGCGCATGAGATTGTGGCCAAGGGCATTGTCCAGATACCCGAAGGCCGGCGCATCTTCCCGCGCCTGACCGTCCTGGAAAACCTCCAGATGGGCGCCTTTATCCGGAATGATGACACCAGCTCAGACATAGACCGGGCATTTAAGCTGTTTCCCATACTCAAGGAACGGGCTGCTCAAAAAGGCGGCACGCTCTCGGGCGGCGAACAGCAGATGCTGGCCATTGCCCGGGCCCTGATGGCCCGTCCGAAGTTATTGATGCTGGACGAACCGTCCCTGGGCCTGGCCCCGATTATCGTCACCCGGATATTCGACGCCATCAAGGAACTCAACCAGTCCGGCACGACCATCCTGCTGGTGGAACAAAACGCCCGGATGGCGCTCCAGATAGCCAGCCGGGGTTATGTCCTGGAACTGGGCCGGGTGGCGCTCTCAGACACGGCCCAGAACCTGCTCAATAATCCCAAGGTCAAAGAGGCATACCTGGGCGGATAATTCCGGTTGCTTAATTTATAGACATTCATAGGTAAAAGATTTATATTTCAGTAAGCAGATTCAGCGGATAGAACAGATTAAACAGATAATTTATAAATCTGCTAAATCAGCAAAATCTGCTTAATCCGTTTACGCAATTATGAATAAAGTATCCGTAACATTCTCTCCGTCGGCCAAGACCGTCCGGGTTGTCCAGGGCACGAGCATACTGGACGCGGCCCGCGAGGCCGGACTGCATATCCAGAGCGTCTGCGGCGGAGATGGCGTCTGCGGCAAGTGCCGAGTCATTATCAAGAAAGGCAAAGTGGAATCACCGCCTACCGGACTGCTGACCCCGGAAGAGATTGATGACGGCGTGGTCCTGGCCTGCGAGGCCAAGGTGTTCGAGGATATCAGCGTTGAGATTCCGCCTGAATCACGGGCTGATGAAGGCGAGATTCTAATGGGCGCCCAGGGCCCGCACAAGAAGTTTGATTTATATTCCAATGTCGAGGAACTGGCGCCGGACATCATCCACGAGGCCAGGATTATGGAGCACAGCCCGCTCTCGACCAAGATATTCCTGAAACTCCCGCCACCGACACTGGATGATATCATCAGCGACCTGGAACGCATCTACCGCGCGCTCCATAAAAAGGGCATAGACCATATCCAGACCGGTTTGGCCAATCTCAAGAACATCGGCGGATTCCTGCGCGAGCATAACTGGGCCGTTACCGTGACCCTGGGCAAGCGCAACGGCACGACCGAACTGGTCCAGCTGGAAGGCGGGGACACCTCAAAGACCAATTACGGCGTGGCCGTTGATATCGGCACCACCACGATCGTGACCCATCTGGTGGATTTGGTCAGCGAGCAAACCGTCTGCTCAATGGGCGCGTTCAACAAGCAGATTACCTACGGCGATGACATCATCTCCAGGATTATATTCGCCTCTGAAAAGGAAGGGCTGGAAAAACTCCACATGGCCGTGGTGGACAACGTCAATTCCCTGATTCAGGGCTGTATTACGGACTGTTGTAGTAAAAGTAAGCATATTAAGTTAGAGGACATCACCTGCGTGCTCTGCGCCGGCAATCCAACCATGACCCATCTGTTGCTCAATATCGACCCGGGCTATCTGCGTAAAGAACCCTATGTGCCGACCACCAACGAAATGCCGGTGATTCGGGCGGCTGAGGCCGGCATCAAGATAAACCACCGCGGGCTGTTGGCCTGCGCCCCGGGCGTGTCCAGTTACATCGGGGCTGATATCACGGCCGGGCTGCTGGTCTCTGACCTGACCGAAAAACCTGAGGTGGCTATGTATATTGATATGGGCACCAATGGCGAGATTGTGCTGGGCAACAAGGACTGGCTGACCTGCTGCGCCTGTTCGGTCGGACCGGCATTTGAAGGCAGCGGCATCAGGTGCGGCACACGGGCCATCAAGGGCGCTATCCAGAAGGTCAAAATCCCTGACCCGACAAAACCGGCTATCGTGGAAACTATAGGCAGTGCGCCGACCGAAGGGAGTCCCGTAGGGGCTAACGGCTTCTGCGGTTCGGGACTAATTGAAATTATCTCAGAACTCCTCAACGCCGGGATTATCAACAAAGCCGGGAAGATTGACAAATCTCACATCTCACATCTAACATCTAACTTCCAGCCAATCCGTTCAGGCGATGAAGGACTGGAATATATCGTAGTCCCAAAAGATCAGAGCGCTACCGGCCGGGACATCGTCATCACCCAGGCAGACATTGACCATCTCATCCGCTCCAAGGCCGCGGTCTATGCCGGCATCTCCACGCTCCTCAAGAGGATGGGCTATACGGTCAAGGATGTCAGCCGTTTTTATATTGCCGGCGGATTCGGCAGCCACCTGGACATCGCCAAGGCCATTGACATCGGCTTATTGCCCAATGCCCCGCTGGACAGATTCAGTTACATCGGCAACGGGTCGGTCGAAGGCGCGCGGATGATACTGCTATCGTATATTGCCATGGCCAAGGCGCGCCAGGTAGCCGACAAGATGACCTATATTGAACTCTCTACGGACAATTCCTTTAACGAGGAATTCATCTCGGCCATGTTCTTACCTCATACTGACCTGTCTCTATTCGCCAAATAGAACAAACCAGATTGTAATTGGAAAGAATCTAATTGGTGACTGGCAGTTCGAGCGCCCCTTGCATAGCAATGGTCGGGAGCACGCCGAAGGCATCGCACCGGGAGGCAATGAGTTACTGCCGGTTATCCCGACAGTATTTGTCGGGGCTACCTCACACAGATTTGACGCTGTTTAATAAATAGGTATTATATCACATTATTATCCCCAAATTACAAATATACCCCCTATACCCTAACCCCACATACCCATACCAAGCACCCCATAGTATGCCCTATGGCTTCTCCCTTAGGGGTGCCCTTACCTCCGCAGTACATTGACCCTACCCCCGCAGTAACTTGCCCCGCATCCCGCAGTATCTTAACCTGCACCCCGCAGTACCTGGCATGGCATCCCGCCTACCCATGTCCCCTATCCCTACGTATGCCCAGCGGACTATCCCTTAGGGATAACCTTCACCCCTCAGTATCTTGACCCGCACCCCGCAGTACCATGACCTGCACCCCCAGGGGGGATGCCCTGCACCCCCCAGTACCATACCCCTCACCCCGCAGTCCCATGCTCTAACCCTCCCTTAGTGGAGCACCATCTCCCCCCACCTATTTTTAGTTCTTAGGCGACAACACGTCTACAAATCCAAAAATCTCATATTTTTTCATTTTCTTTAATAGCTTGCCATTGTGTCAGTTAGGGCAAGGTTTGAAAAATAGTGTTTCCGGATTAGGCGACAACCCGGTCGCCAGTATACCCTTTATGGGGGAAATATCTATTAGCCGCTGAGGCACACATTCGTCACACTCAGTATAAACTCCAGGCACAGGGGTTTATAACGTTCTTTGTAGTTAATATTCCTTGACCTCTATGATTTATGCGGGTAAGATTCGTCCATTATCCCTCTTTATTTATATAACATTGTATCGGGATAAGCCGCCGTAAGGTTCTCCCCGCCCATTCGGGCGGAGTGCGAACCTAACGGACATCCCTTTGGGATTCGTCTTATGGTTATTGCAGTTGCGGGCAAGGGAGGCACCGGGAAAAGCACGGTCGCGGCCTTGCTCATCCGGGCGTTGCTGGCCCAGAATAAGAAGCCGGTCCTGGCTGTGGATGCTGACCCGAATTCCACTTTGGGCGATTATCTGGGCATCACTTGTTCCTGTACGGTGGCGGACCTGATTGAACAGACCAAGGGACTGCGTAACCTGCCGGACGGCGTGTCCAAACCGGCTCACCTGGAATACCAATTACAGAGCGCCATCACCGAATCCGCTGGCGTGGACCTGCTGGTCATGGGCCGGCCCGAGGGTCCGGATTGTTACTGCATGGCCAACAACATCCTGCGCGGTTATGTCCAGAAGATTGTCGGTAATTATCCTTATGTGGTGATTGATAACGAGGCCGGAATGGAGCACCTGTCCCGCAAGACCACCCAGAATATTGATGCGCTGTTATTGGTGAGCGACTCGACTGAGGTCGGACTGAAGACGGCCGGGCGTATCAGGGAGTTGATTGACAAGATGCCCTTCCTGAATATTCGTAACAAATATCTCTTGATAAACCGGGTTAATAATTCTATTAATACTGCCCAAGCAGAGGAAATAACTGGACTGAAGATAATCGGAACTATACCGTATAGCGAGGAGATAGAAAAGCAGATTAACCGCAAAGACGCAAAGATACTTGGAAATATAGATTTGATTCTCAGCGCACTCTGCGCCTCTACGGTAAAATAAAACTACTGAAAGGATTTGCGAGATGACCAAACCGAGAATATTATCAGGGATGAGACCGACCGGAAAGATGCATCTGGGGCACTTAGTCGGCGCGCTGGAGAACTGGGTAAACCTGCAGGGCGATTATGAATGTTTCTACATGGTGGCCGACTGGCACGCCCTGATGAGCGAATACCAGAACGATACCCATTCCATCCGGAAACACGGATACGATAACGTGATTGACTGGATGGCCGCCGGCATCGACCCCAAGAAGAGCACCATCTTCGTCCAGTCGGACGTGCCGGAGCATCTGGAGCTGAATATGGTTCTGTCCACGATTACGCCTATCGGCTGGCTGGAGCGCTGCCCGACCTACAAGGAGCAGAAACTGGAACTGAAGGAAAAGGACCTGTCCACCTACGCCTTCCTGGGCTATCCGGTGCTCCAGGCCGCGGATATCCTGATTTACAAGGCCAATGCCGTGCCGGTGGGCGAGGACCAACTGCCACACCTGGAACTGACCAGAGAGATTGCCCGGCGGCTGAATTTCATTTTCTCCAAAAAGCACAACGGCCAACCGCTGGTGCCGGAGCCCGATGCCAAGCTGACCCGGTTCCCGCGCCTGCTCGGCCTGGACAAGCGCAAGATGAGTAAGTCATACGAGAACGCGATTAACCTGGCTGATTCGCCGGAAGAGATAGCCAAGAAGGTCCAGACCATGTTCACCGACCCGGAGCGAATCAAGAAGACCGACCCGGGCCATCCGGCGGAATGCAATGTCTATGCCTATTATAAGGTCTTTGCGGCCGGCCGGACCGACTCGCTGGCCGAGGAATGCCACCAGGCCAAGCTCGGATGCACGGACTGCAAGAAGGCGCTGGCTGAACTGCTGGTCAACCTGACCAAACCGTTCCGCGAGAAGCGCCGGGAGATAGAAAAAGACCACGCCTATGTCAAGCAGGTGCTGGCCGACGGGGCCCTGAAGGCGCGCGAGATTGCCGGAAAGACCATGAAGGAAATCCGCAAGGCGGTGTTCGGGTAAGCGGAGAGCATATAGTTTAATTATAAAGTGCGAGTAAATGTAACCCCTCCGTCCCTAAGGGACTGCGGGATAACTCGCACTAACTCTGGTCCCGAAGGCATTCGGGACCCTCAAAGTGCGAGTAATGGAATTCATAAATTACAAAATACAATTAGAGAATTTTTACGGGCCGCTGGACCTACTGCTCCATCTGGTCCGGGAGAGCGAGCTTGACCCACTGCGCATCCCGATTTCCAAGGTGACGGACCAGTACCTGACTTATCTCGAGATGATGCAGAAACTGGATATCAACCTGGCCGGCGAGTTCCTGGTCATGGCTTCCACCCTGATGGAAATCAAGTCGCGTACCCTGGTGCCGATTTATGCCGATGAAGAGGAGGCCGAAGAAGAGGCCGACCCGAAGTTTGAACTAATCCGGCGTCTGCTGGAATACAAGCGCTACAAAGACCTGTCAATTAAACTCCGGGCGCTGATGGAATTCCAATCAAAGACGTTTACCCGGCCCCGCCTGGGCCGGACTGAAGAACTTAAGGACGCAAAGACCGAAGAAGACGCTGCGAAAGAGGAAGAATCTCAGGTGGAACTGGATATGTGGCAGCTGGTCAAGTCATTCGCCAAACTGAGCAAGGATATAGCGCTGGACACACCGACGGCCATACTCTATGACGATATTCCAATAGAAAAGGTGATTGAGGGCATCCTGCGGGAATTGGAGCGAAAAGGCGAGGTGTCGTTCCGGGCTATGCTGGCGATGGATGTGGATGACGCTAAAGACGCCCCGGCGCTCCGGCGCCGCAGGATGAATCTGGTACGTAATTTCCTAGCCACCCTGGAGCTGGCCCGGCGCAAGTCCATCGAGGTGGTCCAGGAGAATGATTTTGATGATATCAAGATACGGATAAAGCCGATTACACCAGAGGAAAAACCAACGGAAGAACCAAGGACTGAAGAACTAAAAAACTGAACAGCTTAGAATCAAATGCTACTTCTCTAACTCGGCTGAGAGCGTTTCGCGGGCGACTTCCTCTACGGTAGAATGGCCGTCATAGATGGCTTTTAAGCCGCTTTCGCGCAGGGAGCGCATGCCTTCTTCCCGAGCCGCATTGCGGAGCGCCTCCACCGAGGCGTGCGACATTATCAATTGCTTGACGCGATTGGTCATGAGCATCATCTCGAAGATAGCCATCCGGCCCTTGTAGCCGGTCTGGTTGCAGGCCGGGCATTTCCGGCCGTAATAGAATTTCTTGCCTTTTATCTCTTCGCGCGACAGGTTGAGCTCGATAAGCATTTCATCAGTCGGCTCCATTTCCTCCTTGCAATGCGGGCAAATCTTCCGGATTAGGCGCTGGGCGATAATGCCTTCAATCGTGGCGGTAAGCAAAAACGGTTCGATTCCCAAGTCCAGAAGGCGGCTGACCGAGGACGGCGCGTCATTAGTGTGCAGCGTGGTCAGGACTAAATGCCCGGTAAGCGACGCCTCAATAGCCATCTGGGCGGTTTCGGCATCGCGAATCTCGCCGACCAGGATGGTATCCGGGTCCTGGCGCAGGATGGACCTGAGGCAGGCCGCGTAGGTCACGCCTATCTCCTCGTTAATCGGGCACTGGACAATACCGGGCAGATCGTATTCCACCGGGTCTTCGGTGGTGATGATTTTCCATTTGATATCGTTGAGATAGTTCAGGGCGGAATAGAGCGTGGTGGTCTTGCCCGAGCCGGTCGGGCCGGTGACAATAACAATGCCGTTAGGCAGTGAAATCAGGTTCTTAATCAGTTTTTTGTCGTCATCGGCCAATCCGATATTGTCGATATCCAGCGAGACTATGTCTTTATTGAGGATACGCATGACCACGCTTTCGCCGAACATGGTTGGCAGGGTGGAAACGCGGATGTCAACGGGCTTACCGCCGACGGTCAGCGAAATCCGGCCGTCCTGGGGCAGGCGCATCTCGGAAATATTGAGATTGGCCATGATCTTGATTCGGGAAATAAGGGCCGGCGCCAGACTCAAAGGCGGCGGCACCATTTCGTAAAGCACACCGTCTACCCGGTAGCGGATTTTTAATTCCTTCTCGAACGGTTCGAGATGGATGTCGGCAGCCTGGTCCTTGATGGCATGGAGCAAAATCAGGTTAAGGAGTTTCTTGACCGGCGCCTGCTCGGCCATGGCCTGAACATTATCTATGTTAAATGCCCGGCCTTTTTCACCGCCGGATTCCAGGGCGTCTTTCACGTCATCCACAGTCTTAGACATCCGCTTAAGCAATCCGTCCACGGATTTGTCTTCCTCGTGCGGGTAATATTTGTCTATGGCCTTGTTGAGAGCGTTTTCATCGCTCAGGGCGCCCTTGATAGCACACCCCAGGGTAAAGCGTAAATCATCCAGGATATTGATATTAAGCGGATTGAACATGGCCACGGTCAGGACATTCTTATCAAACTTGACCGGAATGATTTTATAGGAACGGGCCATGGAGGAGGGAATTTTATCGATAATTTCCTTGGGGATTTCGGTTTCTTCCAGATTGATGACTTCCATGCCCACCTGGGCGCCCAGGGCCAGCAGGACCTCTTCCTCAGTGGCATAGCCCAATTGGATGAGAATCTTGCCGATGGCGCCGCCCTTCTGCCCCTGAATAATCATGGCCTGCTTGATCTGGCTCTCGTTGACGACCTCCATCTCCTTGAGTATCTGGCCCAATAATCTACGCGGACTCATATTTTAACCTATATCTTATTGGTTCGGATTAGTCAAGAAAACTCGTTTTCTTGCCGGCCGGTTCACTTTATTAGCCGTCAAAATATTGACAAACCGAAGAAGCGTTGTATCCTAAACGCGTAATTTTAGCCGCAATAATCGGACTAAAACCAAACAATCCAATTGCTCATGGGGTGCAAAACTATTGCAATAAAATAATGCGCTCAAAAGGAATTCTGATTATTTCATTAGATTTCGAGCTCTACTGGGGAGTACACGATAAAATAAGTTTAGACGATTATATCAAAAAATATCCCAAGTCGCGTTCAATTGTCTCAGCATTATTGGATTTATTCAACAAATACCAAACGCATTCAACCTGGTCTACAGTAGGGTTTTTGTTCTTTAAAACGCGCGCTGAATTGCTCGGCGGATTACCGTCTGAAAAACCCGATTACAGCAACAAAAGCCGTTCGCCATATGAGTTTGTTTCCGCTATAGGCAACGATGAAGCCGAGGCGCCGTTTTGTTATGCGCCTTCGTTAATAAAACTGGTTTTAGACACCCCCCACCAGGAAGTCGGAACGCATACCTGTTCGCATTATTATTGCCTGGAAGAGGGGCAGAATATTAATGCCTTTAGGAGTGATTTAGAGTCGGCGATACGAGTCGCCAA
The genomic region above belongs to Planctomycetota bacterium and contains:
- a CDS encoding branched-chain amino acid ABC transporter permease, with translation MAIEDKNQSRSRLWRDLSLTGLVALWFGLITLPIVGIKMGDEGVTWRLGPLVIAGLVLAGGLIWLGISRWKGFTNFISQRLLAPLHHTADQMAKPAVIKWETASILVLLAVIPWMLPAKHLNLAVDTGIYIILALGLNIVVGSAGLLVLGYAGFWAIGAYTYALASIMLGCPFWLGLPLAAAVTGLCGLIVGLPCLRLRGDYLAIVTLGFGELVRYLLKNLPGLTGGEKGLPNEYQTGAINHPQIFGWVLKQPIHYYYITFIMVVLTIIIIERLNSSRIGRAWIALREDELAATSMGINTTKLKILAFVISAVWAGFAGVLYTAKMNYITPEAFRFDQSALILAMVILGGMGNTFGVILGAVILYILPWFIRDQMPAFQDYRLLIYGATMVLMMLFRPQGLISSKRRQVELSSAEG
- a CDS encoding ABC transporter ATP-binding protein codes for the protein MTDNTLLEAKSVSKQFGGLAALQDLSFTLSKGEILSIIGPNGAGKTTFFNCVTGLGSPTAGDIVFGSRSIARLPAHQITRLGIARTFQNIRLFAEMSALENVMVGMHCRTGCGVLAALTRHPGMVREEKTITDAALELLRFVGLVDEANTWARNMAYGDQRRLEIARALATQPQLLCLDEPGAGMNPAETNELMNLIRKIRDKGITVLLIEHHMKVVMGISDRVIVLDHGVKISEGGCKDVQCDPKVIEAYLGKDHKVQ
- a CDS encoding HEAT repeat domain-containing protein → MNRTLLIIVGISCAVITAAGIMWYDSPINTALRQLHDKDPVTRWWATWTLRRLRDKGAIPEIIKLLQDNDPLVRASAATALGEFGAEEAIPEIINLLHDNYSEVRSSTVVALGMLDAKESIPQIKELLKDNYEWVREAAEQSLKQLGVSEEEIEKAKEGK
- a CDS encoding ABC transporter ATP-binding protein is translated as MLILNDVHTAYGPIEVLKGVSLEVKPGEIVTIIGANGAGKTTTLMAISGINHLKQGTITFTGERIDNLPAHEIVAKGIVQIPEGRRIFPRLTVLENLQMGAFIRNDDTSSDIDRAFKLFPILKERAAQKGGTLSGGEQQMLAIARALMARPKLLMLDEPSLGLAPIIVTRIFDAIKELNQSGTTILLVEQNARMALQIASRGYVLELGRVALSDTAQNLLNNPKVKEAYLGG
- a CDS encoding DUF4445 domain-containing protein, whose protein sequence is MNKVSVTFSPSAKTVRVVQGTSILDAAREAGLHIQSVCGGDGVCGKCRVIIKKGKVESPPTGLLTPEEIDDGVVLACEAKVFEDISVEIPPESRADEGEILMGAQGPHKKFDLYSNVEELAPDIIHEARIMEHSPLSTKIFLKLPPPTLDDIISDLERIYRALHKKGIDHIQTGLANLKNIGGFLREHNWAVTVTLGKRNGTTELVQLEGGDTSKTNYGVAVDIGTTTIVTHLVDLVSEQTVCSMGAFNKQITYGDDIISRIIFASEKEGLEKLHMAVVDNVNSLIQGCITDCCSKSKHIKLEDITCVLCAGNPTMTHLLLNIDPGYLRKEPYVPTTNEMPVIRAAEAGIKINHRGLLACAPGVSSYIGADITAGLLVSDLTEKPEVAMYIDMGTNGEIVLGNKDWLTCCACSVGPAFEGSGIRCGTRAIKGAIQKVKIPDPTKPAIVETIGSAPTEGSPVGANGFCGSGLIEIISELLNAGIINKAGKIDKSHISHLTSNFQPIRSGDEGLEYIVVPKDQSATGRDIVITQADIDHLIRSKAAVYAGISTLLKRMGYTVKDVSRFYIAGGFGSHLDIAKAIDIGLLPNAPLDRFSYIGNGSVEGARMILLSYIAMAKARQVADKMTYIELSTDNSFNEEFISAMFLPHTDLSLFAK
- a CDS encoding AAA family ATPase, which produces MVIAVAGKGGTGKSTVAALLIRALLAQNKKPVLAVDADPNSTLGDYLGITCSCTVADLIEQTKGLRNLPDGVSKPAHLEYQLQSAITESAGVDLLVMGRPEGPDCYCMANNILRGYVQKIVGNYPYVVIDNEAGMEHLSRKTTQNIDALLLVSDSTEVGLKTAGRIRELIDKMPFLNIRNKYLLINRVNNSINTAQAEEITGLKIIGTIPYSEEIEKQINRKDAKILGNIDLILSALCASTVK
- the trpS gene encoding tryptophan--tRNA ligase gives rise to the protein MTKPRILSGMRPTGKMHLGHLVGALENWVNLQGDYECFYMVADWHALMSEYQNDTHSIRKHGYDNVIDWMAAGIDPKKSTIFVQSDVPEHLELNMVLSTITPIGWLERCPTYKEQKLELKEKDLSTYAFLGYPVLQAADILIYKANAVPVGEDQLPHLELTREIARRLNFIFSKKHNGQPLVPEPDAKLTRFPRLLGLDKRKMSKSYENAINLADSPEEIAKKVQTMFTDPERIKKTDPGHPAECNVYAYYKVFAAGRTDSLAEECHQAKLGCTDCKKALAELLVNLTKPFREKRREIEKDHAYVKQVLADGALKAREIAGKTMKEIRKAVFG
- a CDS encoding segregation/condensation protein A, which gives rise to MEFINYKIQLENFYGPLDLLLHLVRESELDPLRIPISKVTDQYLTYLEMMQKLDINLAGEFLVMASTLMEIKSRTLVPIYADEEEAEEEADPKFELIRRLLEYKRYKDLSIKLRALMEFQSKTFTRPRLGRTEELKDAKTEEDAAKEEESQVELDMWQLVKSFAKLSKDIALDTPTAILYDDIPIEKVIEGILRELERKGEVSFRAMLAMDVDDAKDAPALRRRRMNLVRNFLATLELARRKSIEVVQENDFDDIKIRIKPITPEEKPTEEPRTEELKN
- the tadA gene encoding Flp pilus assembly complex ATPase component TadA, with the translated sequence MSPRRLLGQILKEMEVVNESQIKQAMIIQGQKGGAIGKILIQLGYATEEEVLLALGAQVGMEVINLEETEIPKEIIDKIPSSMARSYKIIPVKFDKNVLTVAMFNPLNINILDDLRFTLGCAIKGALSDENALNKAIDKYYPHEEDKSVDGLLKRMSKTVDDVKDALESGGEKGRAFNIDNVQAMAEQAPVKKLLNLILLHAIKDQAADIHLEPFEKELKIRYRVDGVLYEMVPPPLSLAPALISRIKIMANLNISEMRLPQDGRISLTVGGKPVDIRVSTLPTMFGESVVMRILNKDIVSLDIDNIGLADDDKKLIKNLISLPNGIVIVTGPTGSGKTTTLYSALNYLNDIKWKIITTEDPVEYDLPGIVQCPINEEIGVTYAACLRSILRQDPDTILVGEIRDAETAQMAIEASLTGHLVLTTLHTNDAPSSVSRLLDLGIEPFLLTATIEGIIAQRLIRKICPHCKEEMEPTDEMLIELNLSREEIKGKKFYYGRKCPACNQTGYKGRMAIFEMMLMTNRVKQLIMSHASVEALRNAAREEGMRSLRESGLKAIYDGHSTVEEVARETLSAELEK